In Aurantimicrobium minutum, the following proteins share a genomic window:
- a CDS encoding copper chaperone PCu(A)C, whose amino-acid sequence MSTTTFPIKRGLSLTSIVVAALALVGCAPATPQPVAPMATDAWVKAVPELMDGMAMTGVFMTLENSSDEDITLLGATNTTDGLTQSPLEIHEVVKNDAGDMVMQEANGGIVIPAKGSVTLKPGGYHVMYWDLLKPIPAGSTITLTLEFSNGTSLPIEAIAREIANANETYDPEADAEGSMEMSH is encoded by the coding sequence GTGAGCACAACAACTTTCCCCATCAAGCGTGGTCTTTCTCTGACCAGCATTGTCGTTGCGGCTTTGGCTTTGGTGGGCTGCGCCCCAGCAACGCCTCAACCTGTCGCCCCAATGGCGACTGATGCATGGGTCAAAGCAGTACCTGAACTCATGGACGGTATGGCTATGACAGGTGTCTTTATGACCCTAGAAAACTCATCCGATGAAGACATCACGCTCCTAGGTGCCACAAACACCACCGATGGTCTAACACAGTCTCCACTTGAAATTCATGAAGTAGTCAAGAACGATGCCGGTGACATGGTGATGCAAGAGGCCAATGGTGGAATTGTTATTCCGGCAAAGGGCTCCGTTACCCTCAAGCCAGGTGGATATCACGTGATGTACTGGGATCTTCTCAAGCCAATTCCTGCTGGAAGCACCATCACTTTGACGTTGGAATTTTCCAACGGAACTTCTCTTCCTATCGAGGCAATAGCTCGTGAAATTGCAAACGCAAATGAAACCTACGACCCAGAGGCTGACGCCGAGGGTTCGATGGAAATGAGTCACTAA
- a CDS encoding Dyp-type peroxidase: MSEFSQSETQEPRPAVSRRGFLVSAGLATGVAAVGVGTGYAVAQAEAAQKAASGDLGQQKVPFYGKHQAGIETPSQAYGTFLGWKLKPSTDREGAIRMMRLLTDDAARLTQGVPALPDNDPYLALNPARLTATFGFGPSFFTKLGLESKIPTGFAELPTFSIDKLKPEFSGGDLVIQVGSDDPLSLSHAVRQLTRTARSFATILWSQSGFTSTPGAKPEGQTGRNLFGQVDGTVNPRTAEEFDAQVWAQGSPRWFDGGTSLVLRRIAMNLDTWDKLDEGSKELSVGRKLSNGAPLTGVNEFDPPNLAAKSDNGLPVIPSFAHMRRARTDDVTQKFLRRPLNYDEGINSDGSPNVGLLFAAYMANVSHQFVPVQQRLADLDLLNTWTTPIGSAVFALPPGCQPGGFIGEGLLS, from the coding sequence ATGTCAGAGTTTTCTCAATCAGAAACACAGGAACCTCGCCCTGCCGTATCGCGGCGAGGTTTCCTCGTTTCTGCTGGGCTTGCCACCGGAGTTGCTGCAGTTGGGGTGGGAACGGGGTATGCCGTAGCTCAAGCTGAGGCTGCGCAGAAAGCCGCATCCGGGGATTTAGGCCAACAAAAAGTTCCGTTTTACGGAAAACACCAAGCTGGAATTGAGACACCCTCACAGGCGTATGGAACATTTCTGGGTTGGAAACTAAAGCCTTCGACGGATCGTGAAGGCGCTATTCGGATGATGCGTTTGCTCACCGATGACGCCGCGCGCCTGACGCAAGGCGTTCCGGCATTGCCAGATAACGATCCCTATCTCGCACTCAATCCAGCTCGCCTCACAGCAACTTTTGGTTTTGGCCCGAGCTTCTTTACCAAGCTGGGCTTGGAGTCCAAGATTCCTACTGGCTTTGCTGAACTTCCAACTTTCTCCATTGACAAGCTGAAGCCCGAATTCTCAGGCGGAGACCTGGTGATTCAGGTGGGGTCAGATGATCCTCTCTCGCTCTCACACGCTGTGCGTCAGCTCACGAGAACTGCGCGTAGTTTTGCCACGATCCTCTGGTCACAAAGTGGTTTTACCTCCACACCTGGGGCAAAACCAGAGGGTCAAACAGGACGAAATCTCTTCGGCCAAGTTGATGGCACTGTCAATCCCCGAACTGCTGAAGAATTTGACGCACAGGTTTGGGCACAGGGGTCACCTCGATGGTTTGACGGTGGAACATCTCTGGTGCTTCGACGGATCGCGATGAACTTGGATACCTGGGACAAGCTGGATGAGGGAAGTAAGGAACTCTCAGTGGGGCGAAAGCTGTCAAATGGTGCTCCGCTCACAGGAGTCAATGAATTCGACCCCCCAAACCTTGCCGCAAAATCAGACAATGGTTTGCCGGTCATTCCCTCTTTCGCACATATGCGCCGTGCTCGAACCGATGATGTAACTCAGAAGTTCCTTCGCCGACCACTGAACTATGACGAAGGAATCAACTCCGATGGCTCCCCAAATGTGGGGTTACTCTTTGCGGCGTATATGGCAAACGTCAGTCACCAATTTGTGCCGGTACAACAACGGCTTGCTGATTTAGACTTACTAAACACATGGACTACCCCCATTGGCTCAGCAGTGTTTGCATTACCTCCTGGCTGTCAGCCTGGTGGATTTATTGGAGAAGGATTACTGTCATGA
- a CDS encoding copper resistance CopC family protein, with translation MIRRFRAVLAAMLLSVAAVLGFSSVANAHSDEFLSVPANGAVVSDVSELQFTFVEPVEQSFPPEVVLTASDGTGFELGAPTFDASGATMTVPIVQGALPNGSYTAVYRIVSIDGHPATGQVDFTVEGSAVEPAPVETPMPIEEPVVTEDMLRTTSVHDPAVPQMQLFLGISAAVAGLLALVIVIIALRGRRNSQSK, from the coding sequence ATGATTCGTCGTTTTCGCGCAGTGTTAGCAGCCATGCTGTTGAGTGTTGCTGCTGTTCTCGGTTTCTCAAGTGTGGCCAATGCACACAGCGATGAATTTCTCTCTGTCCCCGCAAACGGGGCCGTTGTGTCGGATGTCAGCGAATTACAGTTCACCTTTGTCGAGCCTGTGGAGCAAAGTTTTCCACCTGAGGTTGTGTTGACTGCATCAGACGGAACAGGCTTTGAACTCGGCGCTCCAACCTTTGACGCATCGGGTGCAACGATGACAGTTCCGATTGTTCAAGGTGCACTGCCCAACGGAAGCTATACCGCGGTCTATCGCATTGTTTCTATCGATGGCCACCCCGCCACGGGCCAGGTTGATTTCACGGTTGAGGGTTCTGCTGTTGAACCTGCACCGGTTGAAACCCCTATGCCCATTGAGGAGCCTGTGGTCACTGAAGACATGTTGCGCACTACTTCGGTTCACGATCCTGCCGTGCCTCAAATGCAACTCTTCCTTGGCATCTCCGCGGCAGTAGCCGGCTTGCTTGCTCTTGTCATTGTGATTATTGCGCTGCGCGGTCGACGCAACTCGCAGAGCAAATAA
- a CDS encoding NAD-dependent succinate-semialdehyde dehydrogenase, with amino-acid sequence MSTISESELLAQVPTQLYINGQWVDAEGGKTVAVHDPATGAVLKNIADASPADGMKALDAAVAAQDAWAATPPRVRSDILRKAFDRVQELKNEFALLMTLEMGKPLAEAIGEVNYGSEFLRWFSEEAVRITGRYGTNPEGTGRTIVTHMPVGPSYLITPWNFPLAMATRKIAPALAAGCTVVVKPATLTPLTTLYFVKILEEVGVPAGVVNVFTTSTTAAVSDPIVTDKRLRKLSFTGSTGVGQSLMKLATENMLRTSMELGGNAPFLVFEDADLDKAVDGVMIAKFRNIGQACTAANRVIVHEAVAEEFAKKVTERVKAMKIGRGTEEGVSIGPLIDEKAVAKANELVQDAVAKGATVLTGGKAIDGAGTFYEPTVLTGVKPGADIMTEEIFGPVLSITTFSTEEEGIKIANDTEYGLIGYVYTEDFQRGQRLIEKLQTGMMGLNAGVISNASAPFGGVKMSGLGREGGFEGINEYLSVKYTMTPNPFA; translated from the coding sequence ATGTCAACGATTTCCGAATCAGAACTGCTTGCACAGGTACCAACTCAGTTGTACATCAACGGTCAGTGGGTTGATGCTGAAGGAGGCAAGACGGTTGCCGTGCATGACCCTGCAACAGGTGCTGTGCTGAAAAACATTGCCGATGCATCTCCCGCAGACGGAATGAAAGCTCTGGATGCAGCCGTTGCTGCACAGGATGCATGGGCAGCAACTCCTCCACGTGTTCGCAGTGACATTCTCCGCAAAGCTTTTGATCGCGTTCAGGAACTTAAGAACGAGTTTGCACTTCTCATGACCCTCGAGATGGGCAAGCCCCTCGCTGAGGCGATCGGTGAAGTCAACTATGGCTCCGAGTTTCTTCGTTGGTTCAGTGAAGAAGCCGTCCGCATTACCGGTCGCTATGGAACTAACCCCGAAGGCACTGGTCGCACCATCGTGACCCACATGCCCGTTGGCCCGAGCTACCTCATCACGCCCTGGAATTTCCCACTGGCAATGGCTACGCGTAAGATTGCTCCAGCGTTAGCTGCCGGTTGCACGGTCGTCGTGAAGCCAGCAACTCTGACGCCACTGACCACGTTGTATTTCGTGAAAATCTTGGAAGAAGTCGGTGTTCCCGCAGGTGTGGTGAACGTCTTCACCACCTCCACCACCGCAGCTGTATCTGATCCCATTGTGACCGATAAGCGTCTGCGTAAGCTTTCCTTCACCGGTTCCACCGGTGTGGGCCAATCATTGATGAAGCTTGCAACTGAAAACATGCTGCGCACCTCCATGGAACTGGGCGGAAATGCACCATTCCTGGTCTTTGAAGATGCAGATCTTGATAAGGCCGTCGATGGCGTCATGATTGCAAAGTTCCGCAACATCGGTCAGGCCTGCACCGCAGCCAACCGCGTTATTGTTCACGAGGCAGTTGCCGAAGAATTTGCCAAGAAGGTTACCGAGCGCGTGAAGGCAATGAAGATTGGCCGCGGCACTGAAGAGGGCGTCAGCATTGGTCCCCTTATCGATGAAAAGGCTGTGGCGAAAGCAAACGAACTCGTTCAAGACGCTGTCGCTAAGGGCGCAACGGTGCTCACCGGTGGCAAAGCCATCGACGGTGCAGGAACCTTCTATGAGCCCACCGTTCTCACTGGTGTCAAGCCTGGCGCAGACATCATGACGGAAGAAATCTTTGGACCGGTTCTCTCGATTACTACTTTCTCCACCGAGGAAGAAGGCATCAAGATTGCTAACGACACCGAATACGGTCTGATTGGTTACGTCTACACCGAAGATTTCCAGCGCGGTCAGCGTCTGATTGAGAAACTTCAGACCGGCATGATGGGTCTCAACGCTGGAGTAATCTCCAACGCTTCAGCACCATTCGGTGGAGTCAAGATGTCCGGTTTGGGCCGTGAAGGCGGTTTCGAAGGCATCAATGAGTACCTGTCGGTGAAGTACACCATGACACCCAACCCCTTCGCCTAA